The Candidatus Eisenbacteria bacterium genome segment GGATGTTCTGCACGGACTCCTTGCCGAGGTAGTGGTCGATCCGGAAGACCTGGCGCTCGTCGAAGACGGAGAGGACGAGCCGGTTCAGCTCGCGCGCGGACTCGAGGTCGTGGCCGAAGGGCTTCTCGATCACGACGCGCGTCCACGGCCCCTCGCCGTGGCGCCGCACGAGCCCGGGACCCCCGAGCTGACGCAGGATGGGCCCGAAGGAAGCGGGAGGCACCGCGAGGTAGTAGAGCCTCGTGCCGGGGAGACCTCGCTGCCGCTCGATCCCCTCGAGCTTCGCGCGAAGCGCGTCGTAGAGCGCGGGATCGTCGAACGATCCGGAGAGGTAGTGGATCCTGTCCGCGAAGCGCTCCCACTCCGCGACGTGGGAGCCGGGCGCTTCGCCCGCGTGGTCGAGCATGGCCGACCGCAGCTCCTCGCGGAAGGCGTCGTCGGTCATCTCGCGCCGCGCGACGCCCAGGATCGCGGACCTGGGGTGGAGGCACTTCAGCGCGGCGAGGCGGAGGAGGGCGGGGATCAGCTTCCGCCGCGTGAGATCTCCCGTGCCGCCGAACACCACGATCGAGCAGGGCTCCGGCGTGTCGAGCGTGACGCTCCCCTCGCGAAACGGATTCGGCTCGAGCGCCGGCGCGGCGGCGTCCGCGCCCCGGGCGGTCACGAGAGTCTCGGCCTCAGCGCCGGTGAGCCAGGGCCGCCGAGCGCTCCCGGATGACGTCCATCATCTCGTCGAACGACTTGGCGAACGAGGCGACGCCCTCCACCAGCAGCTTGTCGCAGCGCTCCTGGAGCGAGATCCCGAGATCCGCGAACTCCTTGCGGGTCCGGCGCGCCGGCTCGACCGCGGGATCCACGCGGTTGCCTTCGACCCTGCCGTGATCCAGCACCGCGTCGAGGGTCTCGCGGGGCATCGTGTTGATCGAGTCGGGGCTGGCCAGCTCGTCGACGTACTTCGTGTCGGAGTACGACGGATTCTTCGTCCCCGTACTGGCCCAGAGGATCCACTGCGGACGCGCGCCCTCCCGGCGGAGGTCGTCGAACGCCGGACCGAAGAACCGCTCGCGGTACTCCTCCCACACGTCCAGCGCGTTCGCGACGGCGGCCTTTCCGCGGAGATCGAGGAGCTTGCGCCGTTCCGCTTCGCCCGACGCCTTCGCGGCGCGCGCGTCGAGCTCCTTGTCCACCGCCGTGTCGAGCCGGCTCACGAAGAGGCTCGCCACCGAGTGGAGACCGTCGAGCGGCTTCCCGGCGCGGATCCGCCGCTCGATCCCGCGGCGATACGCTTCGGCCACCTCGACATACTGAGGCCGCGAGAAGAGGAGCGTCACGTTCACGCTGACGCCCTCCGAGATCATGGTCTCGATCGCGGGGATGCCTTCCTTCGTGGCGGGAATCTTGACGAAGAGGTTCGGGCGGTCGACCAGCTTCCAGAGCCGGCGCGCCTCCTCGATCGTGCCCGCGGTGTCGTGCGCCAGCGAGGGTTTCACCTCGAGGCTCACGAAACCGTCGCGGCCGTTCCCGTTCCGGAACCGCTCCGCGAGGAGATCCGCCGTGCGTACGATGTCGCGCGCCGAGACGGCGTCGAAGATCTCGTCCGCGGACCTTCCCTCCGAGGCCAGCCGCGAGATCTGGGCGGGGTAGGAGCTCTCGTCCGCGCCGATCGCGTTCTTGAAGATCGTCGGGTTCGAGGTGACGCCGTAGACGGAGCCTTCCGAGATCAGGCGTTGCAGCTCGCCCGACTCGATGAGCCCCGCGTTGATGTTGTCGAGCCAGACGCTCTGTCCGAGCTCGTGCAGGGCGATGATGGGCGTTCGTTTCATGGCGTTCTCCTCCGCCGCGTGCATGCGATCAGGACTTCCGGGTCGCGAGCATCACGGTGCGACCCTCGGGATCCGCCGTGCGGACGACGCGGTGTCCCCACGGCATGTCCGCGGGCGGCCCCTCGAACATCACGCCCTTCGCGGAGAGGGCCTGATAGGCGCGGTCGACGTCCTTCACCATGAAGTAGAGGGTCGGCTCCTTGGCCGGGCTGGCCTCGCCCATGCCCGGCATCGGGGGCATGAAGCCGATGCTCGAGCTCGGTCCGGTCTGGACCCAGAGATAGCTGAACTGATCGTCGTGATCGAACTTGCTGAACCCGAGAACCTGCGTGTAGAAGCGGCGAACGCCGTCCGGATCGTGCGTCGTGTAGTCGAGATGGTGCACCATGGCGCCGATCGCGCTCGGAACGCTCGCGGTCATTCCCGGCGCGGATCCCGCCGTGGCGGGCTTGGTTCGTGGGGCGGCCTTCTTCGGGGCCGCGGCCCTCTTCGGCGCGGCCTTCGCGCGAGGAGAGGACTTCTTGCGTGCGGCCGGCCGGGCCGCCTTCCGTGACGCCTTCTTGCGAGCGGGCATGGCGTTCCTCCTTGAGCGACCCCGCGTACGGGATCCTGGACTCGGATCAGCCCGGCGAGGCGAGAGGCCGCGCCGGCAGCGCGTCAAACGATCATGCCGAATCGCTCCCGGGGGCGCAAGGGTCCCCGGCGGGCGCAAGGCTCGTGTTGACCCTCACTTCTCGGAATCCTACGCTTCAGGCGGTGCCTGCCTCCTACGCCGCTGCCAGATCGTTCCCGCACCCTCACGGCTTCGCGGCCCTGGCGCTCGGCATGCTGATCCTGCCCGCGCCGGCATGGAGCGCCGCCTGGACCCGGGACCCGGGCGAGATCTACGCCAAGGCGTCCGCCGCGTGGCTCGACGCGAGCGAGATGTACGACGAAGAGGGCGTGGTCGGCCCCATCCAGGATTCGCTCCTCTACAGGGATCCGGCCTACCGCGAGCTCTGGGCGTCCCTGTACGTCGAGGTTGGAGTCCACCGCGCGATCACGCTGGTCGCGGGCATTCCCGTCAAGCTCGCGCGCCAGGAGGCCACGGGCCGCACGGGCGTTCCGGACCTGGAAGGGGAGACCTTCGGGCTCGGGGCGATGCGTCTGGGATTCCGCGTTCCGCTCCACCGCGGAAGCTGGCGCGCGTCGCTCGAGCCCGAATGGATCCTCCCGCTCTACGGAGATCCGGATCGAGTCGAGGACCCGCTCCTCGGGACCGGCTTCATGGACCTCGGCACGGCCGTCTCCCTTGGAACCGGCCTTTCGTCGCTCTCGGGGTACGCGCAGGGCACCGTGGGATACCGGATCCGCGGAGGGAGCATCCCGGAGGAGGCGTACTGGGACGTGGAGGTGGGGAGCGAGCCCTGGCCGCGGTTGATGGTTCGCGTTCGCTACGACGGGCTCTCCTCGCGAGGTCAGCTCACGGACGTGCCCGCGGGCGGGACGCCCGCTCCGGGTCTGGGAGGACAGGATCACCACCGGATCGCCCCGAGCGTCGCGCTCGGAACGGGCGGGGGATCGGAGCTCTCCCTCACGTGGCGCCGCGTCGTGGACGGGAGGAGCACGCTCCGCTCGTCCGAATGGGAGCTGGCCTTCGCGTTCCTGGGCCTCGTCCGCGACGGAGCGGACCGCGCCGAGGACTAGATCGCGGAGAGCGCGGACACCGCTCGCTCGGCCGCCTGCGTGACCGACGCGAGACCTGTCTCGAGCCCGCGCGCGAGATGGAGCCTCAGGGCCGGACGTCCGTGCCTCTCCAGGGAGCGCACGTCGCCCACCGCCTGCGCGGTCTTGAGCTGCCCGAACGTGAAGGCCTTCCCGGGAATCGGGAGATCGCTCGGGTCGGCCGTCGTGATCTCGAGGAAGAGACCCCTGGGCGGGCCGCCCTTGTAGAGCTGGCCGATCGAGTGGAGATAGCGCGGTCCGTATCCCTGGAGCACGGGAAGATGGATCGCGTTCCGGATCGCGCGGCGCAGGAGCGCGAACGACGCCTCGGTCGCCGCGGTGCGCTCGAGATAGGCGAGGATCGCGAGGTAGTCGCCGGGTCCCGCCAGCGCGAGGAAACGGTTCAGCACCAGCTCGAGGCTCGGCATCGAGGGAACGCCCGACGTGAGACGCGACCAGAGCTCGTCCGGAGCATGGATCTCGACGCCGTCCGCGTGCGTCCGGAAGTGCTCGCCCGGCAGCGCGCGCGTGCGCTCGAGCTCGGCCAGGATCTCGCGCGTCGCATCCTTGCTCTCCTGCACGTTCGGCTCGTCGAAGGGGTCGATGTCGAGGAGCGCTCCCGCGAGCGCCGTCGCGACCTCCCACCGGTAGAACTCGCCCGCCACGGAGTCCCGGTCGGGGAGCTCGATCCGGACGGCGGGGTTCCCCCCCCGCGTCCACTCGGTGAGGAGCCGGTCGCCGTCGGGATCCGGCTCGCCGTCCACGGAGATCGAGAGCAGGATCCGGTCCGGGCCGTAGTGGTGCGCCGGGCCGAGCGGCTCTCCCTCCACGGGAATGATCCCCACGCCGTCCTTGCCCGTGCTCTCGGCCACGAGCTGCTCGATCCAGTAGCCGAGCGGGCGGAGCGCGGACGAGGTGACGATGGTGAGCTTGTCCCGTCCCTCCCTCGCCGCGGCGGCGAGGAGCGCCGCGAGCCGGAGCGCTCCGTTCTCCTCGGGGCGCTCGGCGAGCGACTCGCGACGCGCCTCGGCCGCGCGCGCGTGGAGCCCGGGAAGGTCGAGGCCGAGGAGCGCCGCGGGAACCATCCCGAAATACGTGAGCGCCGAGTAGCGGCCGCCCACGTCGGCGGGGTTTCGGAACACGGCGCGGAATCCAGCCGCCTTCGCGAGCGCGTCGAGGGGCGATCCCGGATCCGTGACGGCGGCGAAGCGCGATCCCGGCTCCTCGACTCCGGAGTCCTCCAGCCGCGCGCGAAAGTAGGCGAGCTGGCTCATCGTCTCGATGGTGCCGCCGGACTTGCTCGAGACGAGGAAGCACGTGCGGTCGAGACGGCTCGCCTCCTCGATGTTCTGGATGGCGACGGGATCGGTGGAGTCGAGCACGTCGAGGGTGGGAGCGCCGGGTCCGGGGGTGCAGACGCTCTGGAGCACCTCGGGCGCGAGGCTCGAGCCCCCCATGCCGAGGAGGAGGACCCTCGTGAATCCCTCGTCGCGCACCCGGGTCGCGAACGAGCGAAGCTCGCCGATGCGAGGCTCGAGCCAGGAGGGAGCGTCCACCCAGCCGAGACGGTTCTTCGCGACCGCCACACGGTCGCCCCGCGTTCCCCAGAGGGTCGGGTCCTGCTTCGCGAGGCGGCGGATCGCGCCCGAGGCGCTCAGCTCCTCGAGCGCGGCAGCATAGGCTCGCTCGACCGAGCCCGGAGTCTCGGTCTGACGGATGGGCTTCACGCGCACCACGGCCGCTCCATGGCTCCGGTCAGGACTGACGCTGGTGCGTCCGCTCGTAGTCCACGATCTGCCCGACGCGGCGGGCGTGCCGTCCTCCGTCGAAGGGCGCCGTGAACCAGGCGTCGAGGGTCGGAACCTCCTCGTTCTCGGGAAGGAGCATCGAACCGAGGACGAGGACGTTCGCGTCGTTGTGGCGGCGCGAGAGCTCGGCGTGTCTCGCATTCACCGCGAGCGCGGCCCGGATGCCCTCGACCTTGTTCGCCGCGATCGCGATGCCGTTCCCCGAGTCGCAGACGAGCACTCCCCGTTCCGCCCGGCCGTCCCGCACCGCCTCGGCGACCTGGATCGCGTAGAGCGGATAGTCCGTCGACTCCGTGGAGTTCGTGCCCATGTCGATCACGCGGTGTCCCAGGGACTCGAGATGCTTCTTCACCCGTTCCTTGAGGAGGTACCCGGCGTGATCGGCGCCCACCGCCACGTTCATCCATCGCTCCTTTCGAGCCGCGCCCCCCGAGGGAGCGGGCGAGAATCCGAGGCTAGGTCACCCTCCCGGCGGCGCGCAACAGCCGAGTTGACAACGGAGCGGAAACGTCGAAGAATGCAGCGCCCATGAAGCTCCAACGCACACGGATGGCTCTGATCAGCGCATGACGGCGCCCGCCAAGCGGCCGACCGATCCTCTCCGTTCCGAGCACGCGCGCATCCTGTCGTCGCTCCATGCGCTCGGCGAGCGGATCGAGAAGCTCCATGAGTCGGGGACGCTGGACCAGCTCGCCCTCGCCCGCGAGGTGATCGACTTCGTTCACCGCCAGGTCATCCCGCACGCGCGCGCGGAGGAGTACACGCTGTACCCCGCCGCGGACTGGGCGGCCGGGGAAGGCTCCCGGATGACCGAGCTGCCGCGGTACGAGCACGGGCTCATCCTGCGCCGATGCCAGGCGCTCGAGAAGGCGGTCTCCGCGGGCGCGCCCGCCGGGAAGCTCATGCACCTCTGCTATGGAATTCTCGGGCTCGTGGCGGCCCACTTCCAGGGAACCGAGGAGATCGTCCTTCCGTACCTGGACCGCGCGTTCGACGCGACCCGCTTCGAGAAAGAGGTCCTCACGCCGCTCCGCGTGGAGCGGAGCGCGAAGCGCTAGTTCTCCCCGCGTAGATACTTCTCGTACGCGTCGTACCGGAACTCCCTCCCCAGGAACTCGCGCACCAGCTCCTGAGCGGGCTTCGTTCCCCCCGGCTCCAGCACGGTCCGGCGATAGCGGGTCGCCGTCTCCGACCCGAGCATCTTCTCCCGATCGAACCGGCTGAAGAGATCCTTCGCGATGACGAGCGACCAGAGGTACGTGTAGTAGACGGCCGAGTACCCGTTGAGATGGCCGAAGGACGCTTGGAAGTGCGTGTCCGGCATGGGCGGGTAGGGAATGATGGCGGTTTCGAGGGCCCTCGCCAGAGAGTCGGGATCGACGCGTGACGGCTCCTGGTTGTAGATGTTGAGCGAGATCGCCGCGAAGAGAACCTGGAACGAGGTGTCGATCCCGCGCCCGAACACCTTCGCGCGACGCATCTTCGCGACCAATTCCTCGGGGATCGGCGCGCCGGTCTCGTGGTGCTTGGCGAAGGTTCGCAGCACCGCCGCGTCCTGCCCCCACTCCTCGAGCATCTGGGACGGCGCCTCGACGAAGTCGTGCTCGGTCGCGATGCCGGAGACGGGCATCCATCGCTGATGGCCTCCGAAGATGGTGTGGAGCAGGTGCCCGAACTCGTGGAAGAAGGTGAGCACGTCGTCGTGCTCCATGAGTCCGGGGTCGCCGGGGGTGCCTCCGGCGAAGTTGCAGACGAGCGCCGCCTCGGGGAGCTGCGCGCCGGTCACCCCCGTGCGGACGTTGAACTGCGCCGCGTGGTTGTACTTCCCGGGCCGGGGGTGGAGGTCCAGGAAGAACCGCCCGAGGAGCCGATCCCCCTCGCGCACCTCGTACGCTTCGACGCTCGGGTGCCACACGGCCGCGTTCTCGATCCTCGTGTACGTCACGCCGAAGAGCTTCGAGGTCACGTCGAGAATGCCCCGCTTCACTCCCTCGAAGGGGAAGTAGGGCCGCACCTCCTGAGCGTCGTAGTCGAAATCGCGCTTCCGGACGAGCTGCTCGTAGTATCGGGCTTCCCATCGATTCACCGCGGCCGCCTTGGGATCGTCCTCGCGCTTGCGCTTCAGGTAGACCTCGTACTCCTTCGCGGCCTGATCGCGGGTGAGCGTGGCGATGCGGTCGATGAACTCCGCGGCCTTCGCGCCGCTCCCGATCATCTTGTCGGCCGTGATGTAGTCCGCCCAGTTCCCGTATCCCAGCGTGGTCGCCAGGCGGTGGCGCTTCGCGATGAGGGAGTCGAGCACCGTCCGGTTCGCGGGCCACGCGCGATTCAGCGTTTCGTGCTGGAGGCGGCGCCGGGTCTCCCCGTTCGTGGCGTAGGTCATCACGGGAAACCGGTCGGGATACTCGATCGAGATCGTGATCTTCCCATCGGGTCCCGGCTTGTGGGCGTCGAGGTAGTCCTGAGGAAGTCCCAGGAGCTCTGCCGCCGTGACCTGGATCGTACGGGAGTCGTTTCGGATGTTCCGGTCGAACTCCTGCGACACGAGGACGAGCTCGTCCCGGATCTCCTGGAGGCGCTGGCGGGTCGCGTCGTCGCGATCCACGCCCGCCAGCCGGAAGTCGCGCAGCGTCCTCGTGACGAAGTGGCGCGTCGCGGGGTCGGCCTTCGACACGTCCACGGCCTGGAGCGCGTCGTACACGGCCCGGTTCAGGCTCACCTCGGTCAGGAACTTGCTCGTGGCCTGCGTCAGCTCCTCGGCGGCCGCGCGGTACGCCGAGTCCGGATGCACCGACTCGAGGAGCGACGACCAGCTGCCCGCGTTGTCCGCGTGCATCATGGCCTTGCTGTAGGGCTCGAGCGTGTTGTCCAGGGTCCGCGCGCCCCTCACCGCCAGCATGCGGTCGAGGCTCTCCCTCGCCTTCGCGAGCTCCGCTTGGCAGGCGGCGCGGAGCGCGGCCGCGTCCGGGCTTCCCGTGTAGAAGAGCGGGATCGCCGAGGGCGCCGCCGCGTTCGCCTCGGCCGCCGTTCCGGCGGCCGCCGCGCGGGAGGAGGAAGCGTGAGCGCACGAGACGTTCGCGAGGATCAGGGCCACGAGGACCATTCCGATTCGGGACATGGGATCTCCTACAGGTACGTGTGCCGGTACACCGAGCCGCGCTTCTCCGGAAGGAAGGTCTCGA includes the following:
- a CDS encoding glucose-6-phosphate isomerase — its product is MKPIRQTETPGSVERAYAAALEELSASGAIRRLAKQDPTLWGTRGDRVAVAKNRLGWVDAPSWLEPRIGELRSFATRVRDEGFTRVLLLGMGGSSLAPEVLQSVCTPGPGAPTLDVLDSTDPVAIQNIEEASRLDRTCFLVSSKSGGTIETMSQLAYFRARLEDSGVEEPGSRFAAVTDPGSPLDALAKAAGFRAVFRNPADVGGRYSALTYFGMVPAALLGLDLPGLHARAAEARRESLAERPEENGALRLAALLAAAAREGRDKLTIVTSSALRPLGYWIEQLVAESTGKDGVGIIPVEGEPLGPAHHYGPDRILLSISVDGEPDPDGDRLLTEWTRGGNPAVRIELPDRDSVAGEFYRWEVATALAGALLDIDPFDEPNVQESKDATREILAELERTRALPGEHFRTHADGVEIHAPDELWSRLTSGVPSMPSLELVLNRFLALAGPGDYLAILAYLERTAATEASFALLRRAIRNAIHLPVLQGYGPRYLHSIGQLYKGGPPRGLFLEITTADPSDLPIPGKAFTFGQLKTAQAVGDVRSLERHGRPALRLHLARGLETGLASVTQAAERAVSALSAI
- a CDS encoding M3 family metallopeptidase, with amino-acid sequence MSRIGMVLVALILANVSCAHASSSRAAAAGTAAEANAAAPSAIPLFYTGSPDAAALRAACQAELAKARESLDRMLAVRGARTLDNTLEPYSKAMMHADNAGSWSSLLESVHPDSAYRAAAEELTQATSKFLTEVSLNRAVYDALQAVDVSKADPATRHFVTRTLRDFRLAGVDRDDATRQRLQEIRDELVLVSQEFDRNIRNDSRTIQVTAAELLGLPQDYLDAHKPGPDGKITISIEYPDRFPVMTYATNGETRRRLQHETLNRAWPANRTVLDSLIAKRHRLATTLGYGNWADYITADKMIGSGAKAAEFIDRIATLTRDQAAKEYEVYLKRKREDDPKAAAVNRWEARYYEQLVRKRDFDYDAQEVRPYFPFEGVKRGILDVTSKLFGVTYTRIENAAVWHPSVEAYEVREGDRLLGRFFLDLHPRPGKYNHAAQFNVRTGVTGAQLPEAALVCNFAGGTPGDPGLMEHDDVLTFFHEFGHLLHTIFGGHQRWMPVSGIATEHDFVEAPSQMLEEWGQDAAVLRTFAKHHETGAPIPEELVAKMRRAKVFGRGIDTSFQVLFAAISLNIYNQEPSRVDPDSLARALETAIIPYPPMPDTHFQASFGHLNGYSAVYYTYLWSLVIAKDLFSRFDREKMLGSETATRYRRTVLEPGGTKPAQELVREFLGREFRYDAYEKYLRGEN
- a CDS encoding hemerythrin domain-containing protein, which codes for MTAPAKRPTDPLRSEHARILSSLHALGERIEKLHESGTLDQLALAREVIDFVHRQVIPHARAEEYTLYPAADWAAGEGSRMTELPRYEHGLILRRCQALEKAVSAGAPAGKLMHLCYGILGLVAAHFQGTEEIVLPYLDRAFDATRFEKEVLTPLRVERSAKR
- a CDS encoding VOC family protein; the protein is MPARKKASRKAARPAARKKSSPRAKAAPKRAAAPKKAAPRTKPATAGSAPGMTASVPSAIGAMVHHLDYTTHDPDGVRRFYTQVLGFSKFDHDDQFSYLWVQTGPSSSIGFMPPMPGMGEASPAKEPTLYFMVKDVDRAYQALSAKGVMFEGPPADMPWGHRVVRTADPEGRTVMLATRKS
- the rpiB gene encoding ribose 5-phosphate isomerase B, which gives rise to MNVAVGADHAGYLLKERVKKHLESLGHRVIDMGTNSTESTDYPLYAIQVAEAVRDGRAERGVLVCDSGNGIAIAANKVEGIRAALAVNARHAELSRRHNDANVLVLGSMLLPENEEVPTLDAWFTAPFDGGRHARRVGQIVDYERTHQRQS
- the tal gene encoding transaldolase, translating into MKRTPIIALHELGQSVWLDNINAGLIESGELQRLISEGSVYGVTSNPTIFKNAIGADESSYPAQISRLASEGRSADEIFDAVSARDIVRTADLLAERFRNGNGRDGFVSLEVKPSLAHDTAGTIEEARRLWKLVDRPNLFVKIPATKEGIPAIETMISEGVSVNVTLLFSRPQYVEVAEAYRRGIERRIRAGKPLDGLHSVASLFVSRLDTAVDKELDARAAKASGEAERRKLLDLRGKAAVANALDVWEEYRERFFGPAFDDLRREGARPQWILWASTGTKNPSYSDTKYVDELASPDSINTMPRETLDAVLDHGRVEGNRVDPAVEPARRTRKEFADLGISLQERCDKLLVEGVASFAKSFDEMMDVIRERSAALAHRR